The stretch of DNA TGTTCTCCAGGCTCGGCAGCGCCACGGGGCTGGCCGACCTCGCCGAGGCGGCGTTCGAGCGGATCTTGCTGGCGAGCTCCTCGGCGCGCGTGGCCGAGAGCGTCAGCTGGTCGTAGTCCATCTCCACGGTCATGAGCGCTGACTCTCCTTCAGTGCGGCCCACAGGGCGATGTGCTCGGGCGCCGCGAGCTTCGTCACGCGCGGCGCGATGAGGTCATACTCCCTGACGATCGACCACTCCGTCACCGCCACGTTGATCGGCGAGGCCCACCGGCGCGACGCCACGAGGACTCCGGCGTCGCAGCGCAGCGTCACCAGGTCGGGCAGCGAGCGACCGGTGTACTCCATCCCGGGCAGGACGAATCCCGCGTCGCCGGTGATGGTGTGCCGCTTCCGGCGGACCAGTCCGCCGGGACTGCCCTGCGCGGTGGTCACCGTGGCGACCCGCGCGCCGTTCAGGCTGACCGGGACGCCGTCGTCGAAGACGCTGCGCCACTGGTTCGCCGCCCGCTCGGCCGCGGACCGGCGGTCCGTCACGTCGAGCTCGACGACCGCGTCCTCGACCGTGGCCTCGATCAGGCCGTCGCGCACCACGACGCGCACCGGACCCCACCGGGCCCGGCGGAACGCCTGCCACTCGAACCGCTTCTCCTCGTTCACACGTGCCCCCGTATGTGCCAGGTGTTCAGGTCAGAGCAGGTCGTGCAGGACGACCGTCTCCTCGCGGTCGGGACCCACGCCGACGGCGCTGATCCGCGAGCCGCTGATCGCCTCGATCTCGCGCACGTACGACTGCGCGTTCGCGGGCAGGTCGGAGAGCTCCCGGGCGCCGCTGATGTCCTCGGACCAGCCCGGGAAGTACTCGAAGATCGGCTTCGCGTGGTGGAAGCCCGTCTGGGTCATCGGCATCTCGTCGACGCGCTCGCCGTCGACGTCGTACGCGACGCACACCGGGATCTGGTCCCAGCCGGTCAGGACGTCGAGCTTGGTCATCACGAAGTCGGTGACGCCGTTGATGCGAGCCGCGTAGCGGGCCACGGGCGCGTCGTACCAGCCGCAGCGGCGCGGGCGGCCCGTCGTCGTGCCGAACTCGCCGCCGTTCTCGCGCAGGCGGTCGCCGTCGGCGTCGAACAGCTCGGTGGGGAACGGGCCCTCGCCGACGCGGGTGGCGTAGGCCTTGACGATGCCGATCACGCGGGTGATCTCGGTGGGCGCGATGCCCGAGCCCGTGCACGCGCCGCCGGTGGTGGCCGACGAGCTGGTGACGAACGGGTAGGTGCCGTGGTCGACGTCGAGCAGCGTGGCCTGGCCGGCCTCGAGCAGCACCGTCTTGTCCTCTCGCAGGGCGTCGTGCAGCACGAGGGCGGTGTCGGCGACGAACGGCCGCAGGCGCTCGACGTGGCCGAGCAGGGACTCCACGATCTCCTCGGCCGACACGGCGCGTCGGTTGTAGACCTTGGTGAGGATCTGGTTCTTGAGGTCGAGCGCGCCCTCCACCTTCGCGCGGAGGATCTTCTCGTCGAAGAGGTCCTGCACGCGGATGCCGAGACGGTTCATCTTGTCGGCGTAGGTCGGGCCGATGCCGCGGCCGGTGGTGCCGATCTTGCGGCTCCCGAGGAAGCGCTCGTTGACCTTGTCCAGCGTGCGGTTGTAGTCGGCGATGATGTGCGCATTCGCACTGACGAGCAGGCGGGAGGTGTCGATCCCACGCGCGTTCAGGCCGTCGATCTCCTGGAAGAGCACGTCGAGGTCGATGACGACGCCGTTGCCGATCACCGGCACGCAGCCCGGGGTGAGGATGCCGCTCGGGAGCAGGTGCAGTGCGTACTTCTCGTCACCGATGACGACGGTGTGGCCGGCGTTGTTGCCGCCGTTGAACTTCACGACGTAGTCGACGCGGCTGCCCAGGAGATCGGTCGCCTTGCCCTTGCCCTCGTCACCCCACTGGGCTCCGACGATCACGACTGCGGGCATGCGAGCCACCCCTCCACCAGACGGAAAGCCCCGCAACGGGGGCTCTTACTCGTCGATCCTACCGAGAAGCGAGCGGCGCGGGGGCACAGGCCCGCGACCCGGGGGGCCATGAGCGCCTGCCAAATGAGACATCCGCACGAGTTCGTTCCGAGTGATGGACGTCACGGATTCCTGCAGTAGCCTTCCTGTAACTGCTCGTGTAACGGTGAGTTGCAGTGGGACTCCCCCGGGCCCAACGGCACTCGAAGGAGGACTCCCTTGCATCCCCATCGCCTGACGCTCGTCCCGGCGGGAGACATCCACCTCTGGGTGCCCCGCTCCTCGACGCTGCGCGCCTTCGCCACCGCTCCGCCGGACCCGCGCCCCGTCACCCCCGACCAGCAGCGCCGCCTCGACATCGCCAGCCTCCCGCGCCACGTCGACGACGAGGTCAACCCGTGGATCGGCCTGCGCGCCACGCTGCACGGTGCCGACTTCGTCTCGCTCGCGGGCACGCTGCGCCGGTTCTGCGCCCGCCACGAGAGCCTGCGGTGCATGTTCGTCCGCCGCGACGACGGCAGCTACGAGCGCCGCATCGTCGACGCCGAGCTGATCGGCTTCCAGCCGCGCCACGTGGGGCACTTCGCCGATCCCGGCGAGGCGTTCGACGCGGTGATGGCCGAGCTGGACGACCTCACCGGGCCGCTGTCGTGGCCCGCCGCCACGGTGATCACCGTGACCGACGAGAACGGCGACATCACCGTCTTCGCCGCCTTCGACCACGTGACCTTCGACGGCTACAGCGCCTATCTGACGATGGGCGAGCTCAAGCTGCACCTCGAGGCCGAGCTGAACCACGCGCCGCTGCCGACCCCCGTGGGCAGCTACGTGGACTTCGCCGTCGAGCAGCGCGCCATCCAGGACGCCATCACGGTCGACAGCCCCGCCCTCGAGCCCTGGCGGCGCGCCGCCGACGCCACCGGCAACCTGCCCGGCCTGCCCCGGGGCACGGGCGTCCGCCGGGGTGACCTGATCCAGCACCGGATGCGCTACCCGACCTTCGCCGGTCCCCGCCTGAGCAAGGCCTTCCACCGGTGGTGCGAGCGCAACGACGTCCCGCCCGCGCTGGCCTTCACGGCGGTGCTGCTGCGCGCCATGGTTGCCGAGGAGCCCGACGATCGCCTCACCGTGCTGATGTCGACGCACAACCGCAACCGGCAGGAGTGGCACCAGGCGATCGGCTGGTTCTCCGGGATCGTGCCGATGACGGTCGACATGGGCCGCGACCTGCCCCTCACCGAGCTGGCCCGGCGCACGGCGGAGGCGTGGCAGCTCGCCCGCACCGCCGAGACGATCCCGCTGCCGCTGGCCAACCAGCTGCTCGGCACCACGATGCGGCCCGCCGCGGTCGTGTCGTTCCTGGACTCGCGCCACTGCCCCGGGCGCGACGGCTGGGAGGAGATGGACTCCACCGTCTTCCTGGGCGAGGTCGAGCCCAGCGACGAGATGCACCTGTGGGTCAACTCGATGCCCTACGGCACCGAGCTGGTCCACCGCACCCCCGACACCCCGCCCTGCATCGAGTGGCTCGACCGCGTGATGAACCGGATGCGGGAGCAGATGGTGGCGGTCACGCGTGAGGTCAACGATCCGACGGAGGCACTGGCATGAGGATGACCCGCATCGAGGAGCTCGACACCATCGACGGTGACGTGTTCCTGCTCCGCCCGTCCGAGGAGTCCTACGCGGCCCTCGCGGTCGCGCCCGCGAACGAGCACCGGCCCTCCTACATGCAGGACCAGCACCTGCGGCTGCGTCGGGCGATGGAGCGAGTCGGGTCGGCCGACGCCAACTGGCTCGGCCTGTGCTTCGACGTCCCGGGCCCGCTGGACGTCGATGCTCTGCAGCGCGCGGCCACGACGTGGGTCCGCCGGCACGAGGTCCTCTGGGGCACCTTCCGGGACAACCCCGACGACCCCGACGGCGAGATGACCCGCCATGCGGTCGCGCCCGAGGACATGACGCTCACCGTCACGCCGCTCGGCTCGCACCCCGGGCCGGACGTGAACAACGTGCTGCTCAAGCACTTCAGCGACGCCGTCGACCCGATCGACAACTTCGGCTACGCGATCGCGGGCGTCTCCGGCGACGACACGTCCACCATCTTCTGCGGCTTCGACCACTGCTACGGCGACGGCTTCAGCGTCCTGCTGGGCTACATGGAGCTCTCCCAGCTGTACGCCAACGAGACCGGCGCCGAGCACGTCGAGCTGCCCCCGGTGAAGGGCTACATGACGTACGCCCAGGAGGAGCGCGCCGACGCGCAGCAGTACGACATCGAGCACCCGTCCATGCAGTTCTGGGCCGACTACGCGATGGACGGCGTGGTCGCCAAGGACGGATTCCCCATGGACCTCGGGATCGCCGAGGGCGAGCGGTTCTGGCTGATCCCCATGGACTACGACATCCTCACCGCCGAGGAGTGCGACCGGCTCGAGGCCATCGCCAAGGAGGAGGAGGCCACGTTCCCGTCGGTCGTCTACGCCTCGTTCGCGCTGGCGGCGCGCGACCTGGCCGGCCGGAGCGCGTACCGGTTCTTCAACCCCGTCGCGACGCGCGACACCGCCGAGACGCTCGTGACGATGGGCTGGATGATCAACGTCCTGCCCATCCACATCCCGGTCGGACCCGAGGACACGCTCTTCGAGGTCGCCCGCGACGTGCGCCAGAAGTTCCGCGAGGCCCGTGTCTGCGAGCCGGTGCCGGCGCTGCGGGTCATGGAGGTCGTCCAGGAGGTCTTCGGCTTCTCGCTCGAGGACACCCACCGGCCGGCGATCGTGTCCTACCTCGACGGCCGGATGATCCCCGGCCAGGAGAAGTGGGCGCAGGACCGCTTCCACGGGACCACCGGCCAGGGCTACGACGACAACGTGAACGTGTGGATCAACCGCACGCCCACCGAGCTCTACGTCATGTGCAGCGTCCCGCAGACGCCCACGGCGGTCGAGAACGTCAACGCGTTCTTCACGTACGCCTCGAACGTCCTGCGAGGTGCGCTCACCCGCTAACGTCAGTGGGGTGAACTCCTGGCTGGCGGTCAGCAACGCGAATGCGGGCACCTCCGACGAGGAGGTCATCGCCCGGGCGCTCTCGGCCCTGCGCGAGGTCGCCGACGTCGACCACGTGGCGACCGAGGATCCCGACGACCTGGCCGCGGCCCTGGCGAAGCACCCCGACGTCGACCTGGTGGTCTCCATGGGCGGGGACGGCAGCCTGCACGCGGTGGTCCAGGCGCTGCACGACGCCGGTCGGCTGCCGGGTACCCCGGTGGGACTCGTCCCGCTGGGCACGGGCAACGACTTCGCCCGGACCCTCGACCTGTCCACCGATCCCGTGGTGGCCGCCCACGACCTCGCCAACGGCTCGGTCCGGCCGATCGACCTGATCCTGGACTCGACGGGGCGGGTCGTGGTGAACGCGGCGCACGTGGGCATCGGCGCCGAGGCCGCCGCGCGCGCCGAGCCCGTCAAGCCGGCGCTGGGTCCGATCGCCTACGTGCTCGGGGCGATCTCGACCCTGTTCAGCCGCAGCGCCGACGTGCACGTGACGATCGACGACCGCACGCTCAGCGGCCGCGTGGCCCAGGTCGCGGTCGGCAACGGGCGCTTCGTGGGCGGCGGCGGCGAGCTGCTGCCGCACGCCATCGTCGACGACGGGGCGATGGACGTGGCCGTCGCGTTCGCGGCCCGGCTGCCCCAGCGGATCGCCTACGCCCTGCACCTGCGCCGTGGCACCCATCCGGGCGCCGACTTCGTGCACTACACGCGGGCCCAGTCGGTGCGGGTGGAGGGCGAGCCCGTGCGCTGCACGACCGACGGCGAGCTCTCCGACCCGCGCCGGGAGCACGGGTGGGAGCTGCACGCCGGCGGCCTCGCGATGCGCCTTCCCGACTGAGTCAGCCCACGAGCGCGTCGTAGCCCTCGCGGCTCGACTCGCGCAGGAACTCGCGGCAGCGGTGCGCCTCCTCGACGTCGCCGAGTCGCTCGCTGGCGGTGGCCAGGACGGCGAGGGCGTGGAGGAATCCGCGGTTGGCCTCGTGCGACCACGGCACCGGGCCGTGCCCGCGCCAGCCGTTGCGGCGCAGCGAGTCCAGGGAGCGGTGGTAGGCCGTGCGCGCGAACGCGTAGCCCTCGAGCTGACGATCCTCGCCGAGCGCGGCGTCGGCCAGGCGTGCCCAGGCGGCCACCGAGTCGGGGTGACGCTCGGCGACCTCCTCGGCGGGCGCTCCCTCGGCCAGCAGGGCCGTGCCCGGGTCCTCGGGCAGCAGGGTCTCGGGCGGTTCTCCCAGAAGGTTGGTCATGGTGAGCCAGCCTAGACGGGCGACCCCATCAGGATCGCTGGTGCGTGTGCGCGATGTAGACGTCGCACGGTGCGTGCGCGGCCACGTCGCGGGCGATGCTGCCCAGGATCCGGGCCAGGCCCTGCACGCGCTTGTTGCCCACGACGATGACGTCGACGTCGAGCTCCTCGGCCGCACGGACCAGCGCGTCGGCGGGGTTGCCCTCGGCGGCGCCGTACGTGACCTCGAGCTCGGGGAACTCGCGGCGGATCCCGGCGAAGACGTCGCTGGCCACACCCTGGGCCGCCTGCTCGCTCGTGATCAGCAGCTCCTCGGAGCCGACGTCGATCCGCTCGGCCTCGAAGCTGCCGTACGCCGAGAGCACGTGCAGTCGGGCGCCCATCGCGGCCGCGAGCTCGGCCGCCTTGCGCGCCGCGGCGGCCGCGGGCTCGGTGTTGTCGACGCCGGTGAGGACGATCTTCGCCATGGTTTCCCCTTCATCACGCCGAGCTCGGACGCCCGGATGCCACTTCGGATCCTAGTCGCCGGCGAGGGCCCCGGCCCGGCCCGGGGCCGCGCGGTCCCGGCCACCGAGACCCGATCCGGACGCGACGACGGCGGGGACGAAGCCGTCCCCGCCGTCGTTCGGTGCGTCAGTGCGTGCCGGCGCTGCGCAGGTTCTCGCAGGCCTCGACGACCCGCGCCGCCATGCCGGCCTCGGCGGCCTTGCCCCACGCGCGGGGGTCGTAGGCCTTCTTGTTGCCGACCTCGCCGTCGACCTTCAGGACGCCGTCGTAGTTCTGGAACATGTGACCGACGACCGGGCGCGTGAACGCGTACTGGGTGTCGGTGTCCACGTTCATCTTCACGACGCCGTAGTCGACCGCGGCGCTGATCTCCTCGGGCAGCGAGCCCGATCCGCCGTGGAAGACGAAGTCGAAGGGGCGGTCCTTGCCGAACTTCGCGGCGACGGCGTCCTGCGCGGCCTTGAGCACCTCGGGACGCAGCTTCACGTTGCCCGGCTTGTAGACACCGTGCACGTTGCCGAACGTCAGCGCGGTGAGGTACCGGCCGTTCTCGCCGAGGCCGAGCGCCTCGACCAGCGCGATGGCGTCATCGGGGGAGGTGTAGAGCTTGTCGTTGATCTCCGCCTCGACGCCGTCCTCCTCGCCGCCGACGACGCCGATCTCGACCTCGAGGATGATGTTCGCGGCGTGCGCCTTGGCCAGCAGCTCCTGCGCGATCTCGAGGTTCTCGGCCAGCGGCACCGCCGAGCCGTCCCACATGTGCGACTGGAAGTACGGCAGCTCGCCGGCCTTGACGCGCTCGGCCGAGGCCTCGAGCAGCGGGCGGACGAAGCCGTCGAGCTTGTCCTTGGGGCAGTGGTCGGTGTGCAGCGCCACGTTGATCGGATACTTCTTGGCGACCTCCTGCGCGAACGCGGCGAACGCCAGCGAGCCGGAGACCATGTTCTTGACGGTGGGGCCGGAGAAGTAGTCGGCGCCGCCGGTGGAGACCTGGATGATCCCGTCGCTGCCGGCCTCGGCGAAGCCGGCCAGGGCGGCGTTCAGCGTCTGCGAGGACGAGACGTTGATCGCGGGGTAGGCGAAGGAGTTGTTCTTCGCCTTGTCCAGCATCTCTGCGTAGACCTCGGGAGTGGCGACGGGCATGGGTCCTCCTGTGGGAACTCGTGTTGCGGGTCAGTATTCCACCGACGCGAGGTCGGCATGCTCACGGATCCAGGCGTGCATCGTGATCGCCGCGGCGGCACCCGCGTTGATCGATCGGGTGGAGCCGAACTGGGCGATCGCGACCAGGCGCTCGCACACCGCGGCGGCCTCGGGCGTGAGCCCCGGACCCTCCTGGCCGAACACCAGGACCGCGTCGCGCGGCAGGGTCGTCGTCTCCAGCGGGACGGCGCCGGGCAGGTTGTCGACGCCGACCACGGTGAGCCCGGACTCGTCCGCCCACGCGGCGAACGCGGCGACGTCCTCGTGGTGGCGCACGTGGACGTAGCGGTCGGTGACCATCGCCCCGCGGCGGTTCCAGCGGCGCTTGCCGATGATGTGCACGCCGCCGACGTTGAACGCGTTCGCGGTGCGCACGATCGAGCCGATGTTGAAGTCGTGCTGCCAGTTCTCGATCGCGACGTGCAGGCGGTGGCGCTGGAGGTCGAGGTCGGCGACGATCGCGTCCACCGTCCAGTAGCGGTAGCGGTCGACGACGTTGCGGCTGTCGCCCTCGCGCAGCAGCTCGGGATCCAGGCGTGGGTCGTCGGGCCAGGGGCCCTGCCACGGGCCGACGGTCACGACACTCCGTACTGCTCGCGGTACGCGCGGACGGCCGGCAGGTGCTCGGCGAACCGGCCGGTCTCCTCGAGGTACTCGATGATGTCGTCGAAGGTGACGATGGAGGTCACCGCGATCCCGTGGTCGCGCTCGACCTCCTGGATCGCGGAGAGGTCGCCCGTGCCGCGCTCGCGGCGATCGACGGCCACGACGACGCCCGCCACCTCGGCGTCGAGGGGCTCGACCAGCGCGATGACCTCGCGGATGGCGGTGCCGGCGGTGATGACGTCGTCGATCACGAGCAGCCGGCCGCGCGGGGCGGCACCGACGAAGAGGCCGCCCTCCCCGTGGTCCTTGGCCTCCTTGCGGTTGAAGCACCACGGCACGTCCCGGTCGTGGTCCTGGGCCAGCCGCACCGCCGTGGCCGCGGCGAGCGGGATGCCCTTGTAGGCGGGACCGAGCAGGACGTCGAACTCGGGTCCGGCGCCCGCGATCGCGTCGGCGTAGAACCCGCCGAGCGCCGACAGCCGCGCGCCGGTGTCGAACGCGCCCGCGTTGAAGAAGTAGGGCGACGTGCGCCCCGACTTCAGCGTGAACTCGCCGAAGCGCAGGACCTCGTGCTCGAGGGCGAACTCGATGAAGCGGCGCTGGTAGTCGTGCACCCCGCCAGCGTAGGGGGCCTAGGTGCCCGGCTTCCGCTCGGAGGAGGCGAGGTCGCCCACGACGACGCTGCGGTCGTCGGTGTGGAACAGCTCGGAGCAGGTGACGAGGGTGATGACGCGCTCGGTGGCCGGCTCCCCTTCCGCGTCGGGGTCGGGGACGGGCCACAGCGGCCACGACGTCGTGAACGGCACGCGGATCTCGTCGCCGTCCTGGCGCAGGACGTAGGTGTGGACGTGCGTGCGGGTCTCCACGACGACCTCGTCGCCCGCGCGCAGGTCGAGGAACTTGCGGAACGGCTCGCCGTGCGTGACCCGGTGGCCCGAGAGCACGAGGTTGCCCACGCGGCCCGGATGGGCGCTGTCCTCGTGCCGGCCCACGCCCTTGGCGAGGGTGGCGTCGTCGTCGCCGTCGAGGATCGGCACCTCGAAGTCGGACCCGAAGCGCTTGATTCGCAGCAGGCCGACCCCGGCGATGGGGTCCTCCTGGGCCTTCCAGGCCTCGGAGATCTCGCCGCGGATGCGCTCGTGGTCGCGCTGGGCCACGACGTTCGTGCCCCAGTACTGCCAGCCCACCCAGCCCAGGATCCCCACACCGGTCAGCACCAGCACGAGGCCGAGCACCAGCACGACGCGGGAGCCGACGGAGCGCGTGGAGGCGGAGGACACCTCACCATTGTCCCGGGGCCGGCCACGCAGGCGAACCCGACGCCGCGATCTCTTCGGCGAAGTTCGCGATTTCGCTCCGGCGATTGGGGGCCCCATGTATTCTGGAGGAGCAGGTTCGGGGAGCTCTTGAGCCGTCGTTCCTGCCGTCGGCCCGCCGTTTCACCCCCCGAGAACGGCGGGCCGACCTATGTCCTCCTCCTGCTCCCTCCGAAGATCCGATGGGCCCCGCTATCGTCGATCAGGTGAGCAGGCGCAGCGCTCGACTCGACGGCATCGGCACCACGATCTTCGCGGAGATGAGTGCCCTGGCCACGCAGACCGGCGCGATCAACCTCGGCCAGGGCTTTCCCGACGAGGACGGCCCCGAGGTGATCCGGCAGGCGGCGCGCGACGCCATCACCGCGGGCCACAACCAGTACGCACCCGGCACCGGCATCGCACCCCTGCGCGAGGCGATCGCCCGGCACCAGCACCGCTTCCACGGCATCGAGCTCGACCCGGCGCGGGAGGTGGTGGTGACCACCGGCGCGACCGAGGCCGTCGCGGCCGCGCTGCTCGGGCTGGTGAACCCCGGTGACGACGTGCTCGTGCTGGAGCCCTACTACGACTCCTACCGCGCCGTGATCCAGATGGCCGGCGCCCGCCACGTCGCGGTGACCCTGCGCGCTCCCGACTTCCGGCTGCCCGTGGACGAGCTGCGCGCCGCGGTGACCCCGCGCACCACCGCGATCGTCCTCAACACACCGCACAACCCCACAGGGTCGGTGCTGACGCCGCAGGAGCTGGCCGCCGTCGCCGAGGTGGCGATCGAGCACGACCTGGTCGTCGTCTCCGACGAGGTCTACGAGCATCTCGCGTTCGCTCGGCCGCACGTGCCGATCGCGACGCTGCCGGGCATGGCCGAGCGGACACTCACCGTCAGCAGCGCCGGGAAGACCTTCTCCCTCACCGGCTGGAAGATCGGCTGGGCGACCGGACCGGCCGACCTGGTGGACGCGCTGATGGGTGCGAAGCAGTTCCTCACCTACACCTCCGGCGCGCCGTTCCAGCCGGCGATCGCCACGGCACTCGACCTGCCCGACGCGTTCTTCACCGGACTGCGCGACGGGCTGCGCGAGCGTCGCGACCTCCTGTGCTCCGGGCTGTCCGACGCGGGCTTCGACGTGTTCGTCCCCGAGGGGACGTACTTCGCGACGACCGACGTGGCGCCCCTCGGCTTCTCCGACGGCCTCGAGTTCTGCCGCACGCTCCCTCGTCTCGCCGGCGTCGTCGCCGTCCCGCACCAGGTGTTCCACGACGACCGGCCCGACGGCTCGAACCCCGGACGCACCCTCGTCCGCTGGGCGTTCTGCAAGCGCACCGAGGTGCTCGTGGAGGCCGTCGAGCGCCTGCGTGCGCTGCGCTCGATCTGAGACGATCGTGCAACTCCCGTTTGCATGTGGCCTACCTCACACCTAGAGTCACGCCAACGGCATCTCGTAGGGGGACTCTCGTGTCACGACGGCTCAAGGCATTCCTGGTGGCGGCGCTCGGCGCCCTGGTCCTGGTCACCGGAGGGACCGGAGCGTCGGCCGAATCGGGCTGGTGGGTCGCGACGAGCACCCCCACCCCGGAGTCCGAGGTCAACGCGACCGGCGAGCCGATGCGCGGCACCGGCCCCGGTGGCGAGGTGAGCGGCTTCATCGACGCCCACACCCACATGTTCATGGACCTGGGCATGGGCGGGAACGCGGTCTGCGGCTCCACCTGGAGTGAGAAGGGCGTCGCGGACGCGCTCAAGGACTGCGACCGTCACGGCGTCTCGATCCTGGAGAACCTGACGAACTCCGGCGCCGGCCGCGGGCCCCTCGACGCGCACGACACGGTCGGCTGGCCCACGTTCAAGGACTGGCCGACCTACTCCTCCTTCACGCACCAGCAGATGTACTACAAGTGGGTCGAGCGGGCGTGGCGCGGCGGCCAGCGGATCATGGTGAACGACATGGTCTCCAACCCGGGGCTGTGCCCGATCCTGGGTGTCATCGCCGGCCCGAACAAGTACAGCTGCGACGACATGGACACCGTCCGTCGCCAGATCAAGGCGACGTACGACCTGCAGGCGTTCATTGACCGGCAGTTCGGCGGCCCCGGCAAGGGCTGGTACCGCGTCGTCACCACGCCGGAGCAGGCCCGTGAGGTCGTGGCCGACGGCAAGCTGGCCGTCGTCCTCGGCGTCGAGGTGTCCGAGCCGTTCGGCTGCAAGCAGGTGCTCGGCGCGCCGCAGTGCACGAAGGCCGACATCGACCGGGGCCTCGACGAGCTCCAGGGCAAGGGCGTCTCGAGCATGTTCCTGTGCCACAAGTTCGACAACGCGCTGTGCGGCGTGCGCTACGACGAGG from Aeromicrobium phoceense encodes:
- a CDS encoding YegS/Rv2252/BmrU family lipid kinase: MNSWLAVSNANAGTSDEEVIARALSALREVADVDHVATEDPDDLAAALAKHPDVDLVVSMGGDGSLHAVVQALHDAGRLPGTPVGLVPLGTGNDFARTLDLSTDPVVAAHDLANGSVRPIDLILDSTGRVVVNAAHVGIGAEAAARAEPVKPALGPIAYVLGAISTLFSRSADVHVTIDDRTLSGRVAQVAVGNGRFVGGGGELLPHAIVDDGAMDVAVAFAARLPQRIAYALHLRRGTHPGADFVHYTRAQSVRVEGEPVRCTTDGELSDPRREHGWELHAGGLAMRLPD
- a CDS encoding universal stress protein; this translates as MAKIVLTGVDNTEPAAAAARKAAELAAAMGARLHVLSAYGSFEAERIDVGSEELLITSEQAAQGVASDVFAGIRREFPELEVTYGAAEGNPADALVRAAEELDVDVIVVGNKRVQGLARILGSIARDVAAHAPCDVYIAHTHQRS
- a CDS encoding condensation domain-containing protein, encoding MHPHRLTLVPAGDIHLWVPRSSTLRAFATAPPDPRPVTPDQQRRLDIASLPRHVDDEVNPWIGLRATLHGADFVSLAGTLRRFCARHESLRCMFVRRDDGSYERRIVDAELIGFQPRHVGHFADPGEAFDAVMAELDDLTGPLSWPAATVITVTDENGDITVFAAFDHVTFDGYSAYLTMGELKLHLEAELNHAPLPTPVGSYVDFAVEQRAIQDAITVDSPALEPWRRAADATGNLPGLPRGTGVRRGDLIQHRMRYPTFAGPRLSKAFHRWCERNDVPPALAFTAVLLRAMVAEEPDDRLTVLMSTHNRNRQEWHQAIGWFSGIVPMTVDMGRDLPLTELARRTAEAWQLARTAETIPLPLANQLLGTTMRPAAVVSFLDSRHCPGRDGWEEMDSTVFLGEVEPSDEMHLWVNSMPYGTELVHRTPDTPPCIEWLDRVMNRMREQMVAVTREVNDPTEALA
- a CDS encoding condensation domain-containing protein; protein product: MRMTRIEELDTIDGDVFLLRPSEESYAALAVAPANEHRPSYMQDQHLRLRRAMERVGSADANWLGLCFDVPGPLDVDALQRAATTWVRRHEVLWGTFRDNPDDPDGEMTRHAVAPEDMTLTVTPLGSHPGPDVNNVLLKHFSDAVDPIDNFGYAIAGVSGDDTSTIFCGFDHCYGDGFSVLLGYMELSQLYANETGAEHVELPPVKGYMTYAQEERADAQQYDIEHPSMQFWADYAMDGVVAKDGFPMDLGIAEGERFWLIPMDYDILTAEECDRLEAIAKEEEATFPSVVYASFALAARDLAGRSAYRFFNPVATRDTAETLVTMGWMINVLPIHIPVGPEDTLFEVARDVRQKFREARVCEPVPALRVMEVVQEVFGFSLEDTHRPAIVSYLDGRMIPGQEKWAQDRFHGTTGQGYDDNVNVWINRTPTELYVMCSVPQTPTAVENVNAFFTYASNVLRGALTR
- a CDS encoding sortase domain-bontaining protein, which translates into the protein MSSASTRSVGSRVVLVLGLVLVLTGVGILGWVGWQYWGTNVVAQRDHERIRGEISEAWKAQEDPIAGVGLLRIKRFGSDFEVPILDGDDDATLAKGVGRHEDSAHPGRVGNLVLSGHRVTHGEPFRKFLDLRAGDEVVVETRTHVHTYVLRQDGDEIRVPFTTSWPLWPVPDPDAEGEPATERVITLVTCSELFHTDDRSVVVGDLASSERKPGT
- the fbaA gene encoding class II fructose-bisphosphate aldolase, with protein sequence MPVATPEVYAEMLDKAKNNSFAYPAINVSSSQTLNAALAGFAEAGSDGIIQVSTGGADYFSGPTVKNMVSGSLAFAAFAQEVAKKYPINVALHTDHCPKDKLDGFVRPLLEASAERVKAGELPYFQSHMWDGSAVPLAENLEIAQELLAKAHAANIILEVEIGVVGGEEDGVEAEINDKLYTSPDDAIALVEALGLGENGRYLTALTFGNVHGVYKPGNVKLRPEVLKAAQDAVAAKFGKDRPFDFVFHGGSGSLPEEISAAVDYGVVKMNVDTDTQYAFTRPVVGHMFQNYDGVLKVDGEVGNKKAYDPRAWGKAAEAGMAARVVEACENLRSAGTH
- a CDS encoding adenylosuccinate synthase — encoded protein: MPAVVIVGAQWGDEGKGKATDLLGSRVDYVVKFNGGNNAGHTVVIGDEKYALHLLPSGILTPGCVPVIGNGVVIDLDVLFQEIDGLNARGIDTSRLLVSANAHIIADYNRTLDKVNERFLGSRKIGTTGRGIGPTYADKMNRLGIRVQDLFDEKILRAKVEGALDLKNQILTKVYNRRAVSAEEIVESLLGHVERLRPFVADTALVLHDALREDKTVLLEAGQATLLDVDHGTYPFVTSSSATTGGACTGSGIAPTEITRVIGIVKAYATRVGEGPFPTELFDADGDRLRENGGEFGTTTGRPRRCGWYDAPVARYAARINGVTDFVMTKLDVLTGWDQIPVCVAYDVDGERVDEMPMTQTGFHHAKPIFEYFPGWSEDISGARELSDLPANAQSYVREIEAISGSRISAVGVGPDREETVVLHDLL
- the pyrE gene encoding orotate phosphoribosyltransferase, with translation MHDYQRRFIEFALEHEVLRFGEFTLKSGRTSPYFFNAGAFDTGARLSALGGFYADAIAGAGPEFDVLLGPAYKGIPLAAATAVRLAQDHDRDVPWCFNRKEAKDHGEGGLFVGAAPRGRLLVIDDVITAGTAIREVIALVEPLDAEVAGVVVAVDRRERGTGDLSAIQEVERDHGIAVTSIVTFDDIIEYLEETGRFAEHLPAVRAYREQYGVS
- a CDS encoding DUF3151 domain-containing protein; translation: MTNLLGEPPETLLPEDPGTALLAEGAPAEEVAERHPDSVAAWARLADAALGEDRQLEGYAFARTAYHRSLDSLRRNGWRGHGPVPWSHEANRGFLHALAVLATASERLGDVEEAHRCREFLRESSREGYDALVG
- a CDS encoding RNA methyltransferase translates to MTVGPWQGPWPDDPRLDPELLREGDSRNVVDRYRYWTVDAIVADLDLQRHRLHVAIENWQHDFNIGSIVRTANAFNVGGVHIIGKRRWNRRGAMVTDRYVHVRHHEDVAAFAAWADESGLTVVGVDNLPGAVPLETTTLPRDAVLVFGQEGPGLTPEAAAVCERLVAIAQFGSTRSINAGAAAAITMHAWIREHADLASVEY